One part of the Rhizobium rhizogenes genome encodes these proteins:
- a CDS encoding DNA alkylation repair protein: MSDTAAPALKEIFNREKLRHIADQTRAVHQPFDVSAFMALATANLEALGIMQRMRQVATSLHATLPGDYARNIEILTAAAPGIGNGFASISLPEYVALYGLDDFDLSMRALSYFTRFGSSEFAIRHFLQKDMARTLAVMETWSRHENEHVRRLASEGCRPRLPWSFQLRPLIDDPSPVTAILDTMKADEALYVRKSVANHLNDITKDNPAFVLALIDTWPKDNPHTRWITRQALRTLIKKGDAAALAHLGAHEEAEIALAAFQVTPDQVVLGNPVRISAAFTSTANSPQKLVIDYAVHYVKKSGDASAKVFKWKEIELQPGETCTLSISRAMRDFTTRKHYAGLHRVDLMINGRLVAESAFELLI; the protein is encoded by the coding sequence ATGAGCGATACGGCGGCACCGGCACTGAAGGAAATCTTCAACCGCGAAAAACTGCGGCATATCGCCGACCAGACCAGGGCCGTTCATCAGCCCTTTGACGTTTCCGCCTTCATGGCGCTCGCCACGGCAAATCTCGAGGCGCTGGGCATCATGCAGCGCATGCGGCAGGTGGCGACGAGCCTGCATGCCACGCTGCCGGGCGATTATGCCCGCAACATCGAAATCCTGACCGCCGCAGCGCCGGGTATCGGCAACGGTTTCGCCTCCATTTCGCTGCCGGAATATGTGGCCCTTTACGGCCTCGACGATTTCGATCTTTCCATGCGGGCATTGTCCTATTTCACCCGCTTCGGCTCCTCGGAATTCGCCATAAGGCATTTTCTGCAAAAGGATATGGCCCGCACCCTTGCCGTGATGGAAACATGGTCGCGGCACGAAAACGAGCATGTGCGGCGGCTGGCCAGCGAAGGCTGCCGGCCCCGCCTGCCATGGTCGTTCCAGCTCAGACCGCTGATTGACGACCCGTCGCCGGTTACCGCGATCCTCGATACCATGAAGGCCGATGAGGCGCTTTATGTACGCAAATCCGTTGCCAATCATCTGAACGACATCACCAAGGACAATCCCGCCTTCGTGCTGGCGCTGATCGATACCTGGCCGAAGGACAATCCGCATACGCGCTGGATCACACGGCAGGCCTTGCGCACCCTTATCAAGAAGGGCGATGCCGCCGCGCTTGCCCATCTCGGCGCGCATGAGGAAGCGGAGATTGCGCTTGCGGCATTTCAGGTTACGCCGGACCAGGTGGTTCTCGGCAATCCGGTGCGGATTTCAGCCGCTTTCACCTCGACGGCCAACAGCCCGCAAAAGCTGGTGATCGATTATGCCGTACATTATGTGAAAAAGAGCGGCGATGCCTCCGCCAAGGTCTTCAAATGGAAGGAGATCGAGCTTCAGCCCGGAGAAACATGCACATTGTCGATCAGCCGCGCCATGCGCGATTTCACCACCCGCAAGCATTATGCCGGCCTTCACAGGGTCGACCTGATGATCAATGGCAGGCTGGTGGCGGAAAGCGCCTTCGAACTTCTGATCTGA
- the cysP gene encoding thiosulfate ABC transporter substrate-binding protein CysP translates to MKRLLIIGTAIAALFAGAAQAQSPTTILNASYDVAREVFAAENEAFIKQHPGVTVDQSHAGTSKQARAIVEGLEADVVTFNQVTDVDFLVKQGFVSADWQKDFPNDASPFYSFPSFLVRTGNPKGIKDWDDLARDDVKVVFPNPKTSGNARYTYLAATAYAKEKFNGDEAKVQEFVKKIFDNTPVFDTGGRAATTTFVEREIGDVLITFEAETRGIAKQYGADKVEGVVPSVSLLAEFPVAVVDKVVDKRGSRDLAKSYLDFLYTEEGQRIAAEFGHRVHNEKVVGEFKDKFPAIRLVNVNDVFGGWDKIQKEHFASGATLDTLYGSR, encoded by the coding sequence ATGAAGCGTCTTCTCATTATCGGTACTGCCATTGCCGCCCTTTTTGCGGGTGCGGCGCAGGCGCAGTCTCCGACCACCATTCTCAATGCATCCTACGATGTCGCCCGTGAAGTTTTCGCGGCCGAGAACGAGGCGTTCATCAAGCAGCACCCCGGTGTGACCGTCGACCAGTCACATGCCGGCACCTCCAAGCAGGCGCGCGCCATTGTTGAGGGTCTGGAAGCTGATGTGGTCACCTTCAACCAGGTCACCGATGTCGATTTTCTGGTGAAGCAGGGTTTCGTTTCCGCCGACTGGCAGAAGGATTTTCCGAACGATGCCTCGCCGTTCTATTCCTTCCCGTCCTTCCTCGTGCGCACCGGCAACCCCAAGGGTATCAAGGACTGGGACGATCTTGCCCGCGATGACGTGAAGGTGGTTTTCCCCAATCCGAAGACTTCGGGTAACGCCCGCTACACCTATCTCGCCGCCACGGCTTACGCCAAGGAGAAGTTCAACGGCGATGAGGCGAAGGTTCAGGAATTCGTCAAGAAGATCTTCGACAACACGCCGGTGTTCGATACCGGAGGCCGCGCCGCCACCACCACCTTCGTGGAACGCGAGATCGGCGACGTGCTGATCACCTTCGAAGCCGAGACGCGTGGCATTGCCAAGCAATATGGCGCAGACAAGGTGGAAGGCGTCGTGCCCTCCGTCAGCCTGCTGGCCGAGTTCCCGGTGGCCGTGGTGGACAAGGTGGTCGACAAGCGCGGCTCGCGCGATCTGGCCAAGAGCTATCTCGACTTCCTCTATACCGAAGAGGGTCAGCGCATCGCCGCCGAATTCGGTCACCGCGTCCACAATGAAAAGGTCGTCGGCGAGTTCAAGGACAAGTTCCCGGCCATTCGCCTCGTCAACGTCAATGATGTGTTCGGCGGCTGGGACAAAATCCAGAAAGAGCATTTTGCATCCGGCGCCACGCTTGATACGCTTTACGGCAGCCGTTAA
- a CDS encoding sulfate/molybdate ABC transporter ATP-binding protein, with the protein MKIRLENVVKTFDTFRAVRDVSLDIESGELLALLGPSGSGKTTILRMVAGLEYSDGGRIFFGDEDATNIPVRDRGVGFVFQHYALFPHMTLNENIAFGMKVSKVKRDRAAIDARVGELLRLVKLDGLGDRFPAQISGGQRQRVALARALSVDPKVLLLDEPFGALDANVRRDLRRWLREIHDSLGITTIFVTHDQEEALDLADRVVILNQGEIVQQGTPKDVCRQPNSAFVMRFLGDANRVSGVARGGKVYVGENELPFSYAQGDGAVDIYARPGDLEWEDLHEGIPASVARVLDRAGERRVIASTDGGDLLEFDVPPENDVAAGDRGSVIIRRAKIFPAA; encoded by the coding sequence ATGAAAATCCGCCTCGAAAATGTGGTGAAGACCTTCGATACGTTCCGCGCCGTGCGCGATGTTTCGCTGGATATCGAAAGCGGTGAGCTTCTCGCATTGCTCGGCCCTTCGGGTTCCGGCAAGACGACGATCCTGCGCATGGTCGCCGGTCTCGAATACAGTGATGGTGGCCGCATCTTTTTCGGCGACGAGGATGCCACCAATATTCCGGTGCGCGATCGCGGCGTCGGTTTCGTGTTCCAGCATTATGCGCTGTTCCCGCATATGACGCTCAACGAAAACATCGCCTTCGGCATGAAGGTTTCCAAGGTGAAACGCGACAGGGCGGCCATTGACGCCCGCGTCGGGGAACTTCTGCGGCTGGTGAAGCTGGATGGTCTGGGCGACCGTTTCCCGGCGCAGATCTCCGGCGGGCAGCGGCAGCGCGTGGCGCTGGCGCGTGCGCTTTCGGTCGATCCCAAGGTGCTTCTGCTCGATGAGCCGTTCGGGGCACTGGACGCCAATGTGCGCCGCGACCTGCGCCGCTGGCTGCGCGAGATTCACGATTCACTCGGCATCACCACGATTTTCGTGACGCATGATCAGGAAGAGGCGCTCGATCTTGCCGACCGTGTCGTCATTCTCAATCAGGGCGAGATCGTGCAGCAGGGCACGCCGAAAGACGTGTGCCGTCAGCCGAACAGCGCCTTCGTCATGCGCTTTTTGGGCGACGCCAACCGGGTGTCCGGCGTGGCGCGCGGCGGCAAGGTCTATGTCGGTGAGAACGAATTGCCCTTCTCCTATGCGCAAGGGGATGGCGCCGTCGATATCTATGCCCGCCCCGGCGATCTTGAATGGGAGGATCTGCATGAGGGCATTCCGGCCTCGGTGGCGCGGGTTCTCGATCGCGCGGGGGAACGCCGGGTGATCGCCAGCACCGATGGCGGCGACCTTCTGGAATTCGACGTGCCGCCGGAAAACGATGTCGCGGCAGGAGACCGGGGTTCCGTCATTATTCGCCGGGCAAAGATTTTCCCGGCGGCGTGA
- the cysT gene encoding sulfate ABC transporter permease subunit CysT — MKRNVLPGLKLSLGVTLTYVAIIVLLPLSALVFKAASLGPAEYWSIISSPRAVASYRVTVLCALAATLFNVIFGLALAWVLTRYRFPGWRIIDAIVDLPFALPTAVAGIALTTLFAGNGWFGSVLAQFGIKVAYTPLGIMVAMAFTSLPFIVRTVQPVLEDLDPALEEAAQSLGGSDLEIFRKIILPLLTPALLAGLSLSFARSLGEFGAIIFIAGNQPFSTEITALLIFIRLEEYDYQAAAAIASVLLMTAFVMLAVTNYLQARALRYTVRS; from the coding sequence TTGAAGCGGAATGTTCTGCCGGGGCTGAAATTGTCCCTTGGCGTTACTCTCACCTACGTCGCCATCATCGTGCTTTTGCCGCTCTCGGCGCTGGTGTTCAAGGCGGCAAGTCTGGGACCTGCAGAATATTGGTCCATCATCTCTTCGCCGCGCGCCGTTGCCAGTTACCGCGTCACCGTGCTCTGCGCGCTCGCCGCCACGCTGTTTAACGTCATTTTCGGACTGGCGCTTGCCTGGGTGCTGACGCGTTACCGCTTTCCGGGCTGGCGTATCATCGATGCCATCGTCGATCTGCCGTTTGCGCTTCCCACCGCCGTTGCCGGCATTGCGCTGACGACGCTGTTTGCGGGCAATGGCTGGTTCGGTTCGGTACTTGCGCAATTCGGTATCAAGGTGGCCTATACGCCGCTTGGCATCATGGTGGCGATGGCCTTTACCAGCCTGCCCTTCATCGTGCGCACCGTGCAGCCGGTGCTGGAAGACCTCGACCCGGCGCTGGAGGAAGCGGCGCAATCGCTCGGCGGCTCCGATCTTGAAATCTTCCGCAAGATCATCCTGCCGCTTTTGACGCCGGCGCTTTTGGCGGGTCTTTCCCTTTCCTTTGCCCGCAGCCTTGGCGAATTCGGGGCGATCATCTTCATTGCCGGCAATCAGCCGTTTTCGACTGAGATCACCGCGCTGCTGATCTTCATCCGGCTGGAGGAATATGATTACCAGGCGGCCGCCGCCATCGCCTCCGTGCTGCTCATGACCGCTTTCGTGATGCTGGCCGTGACCAACTACCTGCAGGCGCGTGCGCTTCGTTATACGGTGAGGAGCTGA
- a CDS encoding enoyl-CoA hydratase/isomerase family protein produces MEQKMEAEAQVIVEKAGAVGIIRLNRPKAINSLTLPMVRALFQALQRFEDDPDISCVVLTGEGERGLCAGGDVRIIHDLGKAGDPQVLEFWREEFPLNYRIARFGKPYVALMDGIVMGGGVGISAHGSHRIVTERTRLAMPETGIGYFPDVGGSWLLPRAPGECGTWLGLTGNTVTAADAIHAGFADYYIGSDRLDALVRDLSQAADTEAVEAAIAAHAMEAGKGVLAANRDVIDATFRFDTVEEIFAALSARDDVFSKDTLEVLNRRSPTSLKLTLKLLRLGRESASLIECLEREFAAGTEILRQHDFYEGVRAALVDKDRNPRWRPARLEEVREEDLAPYFAEHSGNLFPEHRL; encoded by the coding sequence TTGGAACAGAAAATGGAAGCGGAGGCGCAGGTCATTGTCGAGAAGGCCGGAGCGGTCGGCATCATCCGCCTCAACCGTCCCAAAGCCATCAACAGCCTGACACTGCCGATGGTGCGTGCCCTGTTTCAGGCGCTCCAGCGTTTCGAGGACGATCCCGATATTTCCTGCGTGGTGCTGACAGGGGAGGGTGAAAGAGGGCTTTGCGCCGGCGGTGACGTCCGCATCATCCACGATCTCGGCAAAGCGGGCGATCCGCAGGTGCTGGAATTCTGGCGGGAGGAATTTCCGCTCAATTATCGCATCGCCCGTTTTGGCAAACCCTATGTGGCATTGATGGATGGTATCGTCATGGGCGGCGGTGTCGGCATTTCCGCCCATGGCAGCCACCGCATCGTGACCGAGCGGACAAGGCTCGCCATGCCGGAAACGGGCATCGGCTATTTCCCGGATGTCGGCGGCTCCTGGCTGCTGCCGAGGGCGCCGGGTGAATGCGGTACCTGGCTGGGGCTGACGGGCAACACCGTTACCGCCGCCGATGCCATCCATGCCGGTTTTGCCGATTATTACATCGGGTCCGACCGGCTCGATGCGCTGGTGCGGGATTTGTCTCAGGCTGCGGATACCGAAGCGGTCGAGGCGGCGATCGCGGCTCATGCCATGGAGGCCGGCAAGGGCGTTCTGGCCGCAAACCGGGATGTCATCGACGCGACATTCCGGTTTGACACGGTCGAGGAAATCTTCGCCGCACTTTCGGCGCGGGACGATGTGTTTTCGAAAGATACCCTTGAGGTCCTGAACAGGCGCTCTCCCACCAGCCTGAAGCTGACCCTGAAACTCTTGCGCCTTGGCCGGGAAAGCGCGAGCCTGATCGAATGCCTCGAAAGAGAGTTTGCCGCCGGCACCGAGATATTGCGCCAGCATGATTTTTACGAAGGCGTGCGTGCGGCTTTGGTCGACAAGGACCGTAATCCCCGCTGGCGGCCGGCGCGGCTGGAAGAGGTGCGCGAGGAGGACCTTGCGCCCTATTTTGCCGAGCATTCCGGCAATCTGTTTCCAGAGCATCGTCTTTAA
- the cysW gene encoding sulfate ABC transporter permease subunit CysW: MSAVSSHRKPPRVGDAAWVRRSLIAFVLVIGALLVVAPLVIIGVEAFSQGWKAYSATITHPDTRHAIMLTVLTALIAVPVNTAFGVAAAWAITKFDFPGRRFLLVLIEIPFSISPIVAGVAYLFVYGLQGLFGPFLDAHDIKILFALPGIVIASMFVTAPFVARELIPLMQAQGRDLEEAATSLGASGWRTFFSVTLPNIKWALLYGVVLCNARVMGEFGAVSVVSGNIRGQTNTLPLHIELLYHDYQTAGAFASASILALLAVVTIIAKVALERRGAGRGRKKTNGDAAIATET; this comes from the coding sequence ATGAGCGCCGTTTCTTCACATCGCAAGCCGCCGCGTGTCGGCGATGCCGCGTGGGTTCGCCGCAGCCTGATCGCTTTCGTGCTTGTCATCGGTGCGCTGCTGGTCGTCGCACCGCTCGTTATCATCGGCGTCGAAGCCTTTTCGCAGGGCTGGAAGGCTTATTCGGCGACCATCACCCATCCCGACACCCGCCACGCCATCATGCTGACGGTGCTGACGGCGCTGATTGCCGTGCCGGTCAACACCGCCTTCGGGGTTGCGGCCGCATGGGCGATCACCAAGTTCGATTTTCCCGGCCGGCGCTTCCTGCTGGTGCTGATCGAGATACCCTTCTCCATCTCGCCGATCGTCGCCGGTGTCGCCTACCTCTTCGTTTATGGGCTGCAGGGGCTGTTCGGGCCGTTCCTCGATGCGCATGATATCAAGATACTGTTTGCGCTGCCTGGCATCGTCATCGCCTCGATGTTTGTCACGGCACCCTTCGTGGCGCGGGAACTCATCCCGCTGATGCAGGCGCAGGGTCGCGATCTGGAAGAGGCGGCGACTTCGCTTGGCGCATCCGGCTGGCGTACCTTCTTTTCGGTGACGCTGCCGAATATCAAATGGGCGCTGCTTTACGGCGTCGTGCTGTGCAATGCCCGCGTGATGGGTGAATTCGGTGCGGTATCGGTCGTATCGGGCAATATTCGCGGCCAGACCAACACGCTGCCGCTGCACATCGAGCTGCTCTACCATGACTACCAGACGGCTGGCGCCTTTGCCTCGGCCTCCATCCTCGCTTTGCTCGCCGTCGTCACCATCATCGCCAAGGTGGCGCTGGAACGGCGCGGTGCCGGGCGTGGGCGCAAAAAGACCAACGGCGATGCCGCCATCGCCACGGAGACCTGA
- a CDS encoding DUF2934 domain-containing protein, with translation MQVSEHEWISKRAYTLWEKEGHPHGRDAEHWEQAKHEFSLLKTSEATKPAQRKKAAPKAVPAEAATPDAEAPAKPKARARKAAAAK, from the coding sequence ATGCAGGTTTCGGAACACGAATGGATCAGTAAACGGGCCTATACTCTCTGGGAAAAGGAAGGCCATCCCCACGGCCGCGATGCGGAACACTGGGAACAGGCGAAACATGAATTCTCGCTGCTGAAGACATCGGAAGCGACGAAACCTGCGCAGCGCAAGAAGGCAGCTCCCAAGGCCGTTCCCGCTGAAGCCGCCACACCGGATGCGGAAGCGCCGGCGAAACCCAAAGCCCGCGCTCGCAAGGCTGCCGCTGCGAAATAA
- a CDS encoding SH3 domain-containing protein — MKKKLFGAIALVAMLAAPALAEAATRGFATANVNMRSGPSTAYPAVVVIPNGAPLTVHGCLSDTPWCDVSFVAGRGWVAGRYIETTYRQNRVYVEPRYYRDLGVPIITFEAGRYWDRYYRDRDFYRERDRWRRPSGGYWNAAPPPPRADWDRPRPRDEWRDGRRDDWRDGRRDETRDPRQGGGPNDGRWERRYGDWNQGDRNQGDRNQGDRPRREDNRPRAEDDNRDRNRDRQPNENGGRLPPERRQWDDPRRAPASENLRGGCRIGDPGCDAR; from the coding sequence GTGAAGAAAAAACTGTTTGGCGCAATTGCGCTGGTGGCCATGCTCGCCGCGCCGGCACTTGCCGAAGCTGCGACGCGCGGTTTCGCCACCGCGAATGTGAATATGCGCTCCGGCCCGAGCACGGCCTATCCGGCCGTTGTCGTGATCCCGAACGGCGCACCGCTCACCGTGCATGGCTGCCTGTCCGATACGCCCTGGTGCGATGTTTCCTTTGTGGCCGGTCGCGGCTGGGTCGCCGGGCGCTATATCGAAACCACCTACCGACAGAACCGGGTCTATGTCGAGCCGCGCTACTACCGCGATCTCGGCGTGCCGATCATCACCTTCGAAGCCGGCCGGTACTGGGACCGTTATTATCGCGACCGCGATTTTTACCGCGAGCGTGATCGCTGGCGTCGCCCGTCCGGCGGTTACTGGAATGCCGCCCCGCCGCCGCCGCGCGCAGACTGGGATCGTCCGCGTCCACGCGACGAGTGGCGTGATGGCCGCCGGGACGACTGGCGCGACGGTCGCCGGGATGAAACACGTGATCCGCGCCAGGGCGGCGGACCGAATGATGGCCGCTGGGAGCGCCGTTATGGCGACTGGAACCAGGGCGATCGTAATCAGGGTGACAGAAATCAGGGCGATAGACCGCGCCGTGAGGACAATCGCCCCCGTGCCGAAGACGATAACCGGGACCGCAACCGCGACCGTCAACCAAACGAGAATGGGGGCCGGCTCCCTCCGGAGCGTCGCCAGTGGGATGATCCACGCCGCGCGCCTGCTTCGGAAAATCTCCGGGGTGGCTGCCGGATCGGCGATCCGGGCTGCGACGCACGCTAA